The following DNA comes from Occultella kanbiaonis.
TCCAGACGGTCATCGGCGACTCCGCCGTGGACCCGGCGACCGTCGACCGCGTGCTCATGTGCAGCGGGCGGGTCTACTACGACCTGCTCGCCGAGCGCACCAAGCGTGAGGACACCAGGACCGCGATCGTCCGCCTCGAGCAGCTCTACCCGCTCGACGACGAGGCCATTCGCGCCGAGCTCAGCCGGTACCCGAACGCCGAGTTCGTCTGGGTCCAGGACGAGCCGAAGAACCAGGGCGCGTGGAGCTACCTGGTTCTGAACCTCGTGTACGCCCTGCCCGAGATGTCGGAGGCGGCGCGGCTGAAGGGCCGGCTGCGCGTGGTGTCCCGCCCGAACATGGCGGCCCCGTCCGCAGGTACCGGCAAGAAGCACCAGGCGGAGCAGGCCACCTTGCTGAGCGAGGCATTCCAACGGTGAGCGCCGCGTCCCCAGACGCGGCGGGCACGCGCATCTGTGTGGTCGGCGACGAACTCGTCGCCGGGTTGGGTGACGCCCGCGGGATGGGCTGGGTCGGCCGGGTCGCGGCCCGCACGCAGTCGGAGACGCCGTTGGCGTTCTTCACCCTGGCCGTGCCCGGCGAGACCAGCACCTCCCTGTCCGGGCGCTGGGAGACCGAGTGCAACCGCCGCTTCGGGGCCGGGGAGAACCGCCTCGTGGTCGCCCCCGGGTCCGCGGACCTGCAGCACGGGGTGTCCCTGGCCCGTAGCCGGCTGAACCTGGCCAACGTGCTCGACGACGCCACCAACCGGCAGATCCCCACGTTCGTAGTGGGCCCGCCGCCGCGCGCCGACGTGTCCGAGTCCGCGCTCGGGGATCTCTCCGGGGCGTTCGCCGACGTCTGCCAGCGGCGCCGGGTGACCTACGTGGAGACCTTCGAACCGCTGCGTACCCATGAACAATGGCTCTCGGACACCTCCGCCGGCGACGGCACCCACCCGCAGCAGGCCGGCTACGGTCTGCTCGCCTGGTTGGTGCTCCACAACGGCTGGCACGAGTGGCTCGGCCTGCCCCAGGAGTGAGGACGCGTGTGACCGACACCTTCACGGTCGCCGGGCAGGACTTCCTGCGCGACGGCGTAGCGCACCAGATCATCTCCGGCGCCGTGCACTACTTCCGGGTCCCGCGCGCGCTCTGGGAGGACCGGCTGCGGCGGCTGCTCGCGATGGGCGCGAACGCCGTCGAGACGTACGTGGCGTGGAACTTCCACGCTCCGCACGCGGGCACCGGTCCCGACTTCACCGGGAACGCGGACCTCGGCGCGTACATCGACCTGGCCGGTGACCTCGGCCTCGACGTCATCGTGCGACCCGGCCCCTACATCTGCGCCGAATGGGACCTGGGCGGGTTCCCCTCGTGGCTGCTCACCGACGACGCCGCCGCCGGCGCGTTGCGCACCTCCGACCCGGCCTACCTCGCCCACGTGGACGAGTGGTTCGACGCCCTGATCCCGATCATCGCCGAGCGCCAGCTCAGCCGCGGCGGACCGGTCATCGCCGTACAGGCGGAGAACGAGTACGGCAGTTACGGCAACGACGCCGCCTACCTGCGCGCGATGGCCGACGGGCTCCGGGCCCGCGGGATCGACGTACTGCTGTTCACCTCGGACGGACCGGAGCCGCTGATGCTTGCCGGTGGCACCGTGCCGGGCCTGCTGGCGACGGCGAACTTCGGTTCGCGGCAGGCCGAGGCCTTCGCGGAACTCGCCCGGGCCCGCCCGGACCAGCCCGGGATGTGCATGGAGTTCTGGAACGGCTGGTTCGACCACTGGGGCGTCGAGCACCACACCAGGTCGGCGGAGAGCGCGGCGGCCGAGTTGGCCGGGATGCTCGCGGACGGACGCTCGGTGAACTTCTACATGGCGCACGGCGGCACGAACTTCGGGGTCTGGGCCGGCGCGAACTGTCACGACGGCCAGGCCGGGGCGGGGCCTCGGTTCGAGCCGACCGTCACCTCCTACGACTACGACGCCCCGATCGCCGAGGACGGTACCCTCACCCCGAAGTTCGAGGCGTTCCGGGACGTGATCGCCGCGCACACCGGGCGCACGCCGCCCGCTCCCCCGCCGGCCCCGGCGCGGCTGGCCCCGCGCACGGTCGAGGTGCAGTCCTGCCTGGACCTCGGCGCCGTGCTCGACGGCGTCCCCAGGGTCCTCGCACCGACGCCCCGTTCGTTCGAGCGGCTCGGCCTCCACCACGGGGTGGTCCGGTACGTCACCACCGTGCCCGGCCCGATGCCGGCCGCGGACCTGCACCTGGACGGCCTGGCCGACCTCGCCACCGTGGTGGTCAACTCACGCCTCGTCGGCCGCCTCGGCCGCACCCAGGCGGACCCCGGGTACGGTCCGGCGGGCGACGGCCTGCGGGTCGAGCTCGACCAGCCGGTGAACACCGTCGAGATCACCGTCACCTCGCTCGGCCGGGTGAACTTCGGCCGCCACCTGCGCGACTCCAAGGGCCTGCAGGCGGTGCGGCTTGCCCACCAGCACCTGTTCTCATGGACACACGCGGGCCTCGACCTGACGACCCTGCCGGAACTGGACTGGACCGCGCGGGCGAGCTCCGCCGTCGGGGTCTCCGGCGGCCTGCACCGGGCGGTACTGGACCTGACCGAACAGGACGTCGGCGACGCCCACCTGGCCCTGCCCGGCTGGCACCACGGCCACGTGTTCCTGAACGGCTGCAACCTGGGCCGGTACTGGAACCCGGCGGGGCCGCAGCGCACGCTCTACGCCCCGGCGCCGCTGTGGCGCGCCGGTGCGAACGAGCTGGTGATCGCCGAGCTGACCCTGCCCGTGGACGCGCCGGGCGGCCCCATCGAGATCTGGGACCGCCCGGACCTCGGCTGACGCCGCGCGGCGCCCCTCAGGTGGACGGCGGGTACTCCTGCTGGCCGCTCTCGACCACGTCGAACTCCTCCGGGTGCTTGAGCAGGTGCAGCAGCGCCGCCACCAGGCCGCCCCAGACCAGGACCAGGGCCACGACCAACATCACGATCGCCGCAGCGCTCATCGCGGTTCACCTCCCTCGACGAGCACCGGCTCGTCCTCGACCACCCCGCGTCGCCACGGGATGAAACTGACCAGGACCGCGATCACGATCAGGCCGATCGCCACACCCCAGCCGAACACGGCGACGTAGCCGGCCGGCATCTCGCCGTAGCCGTCCCGGATCCGCGTGACCACCTCGCTGATGAACATGTAACCGAGCACGAGCGGGGTGACGACCCCGAGAAGCACGAACCAGGTGCGCCCGAGCTTGAACGAGGACACCGAGTTCACGTGCGCGGCGAGTTCGGGCAGCTTGCGCAGGCCCCAACCGATCACGATCACACTCACCAGCGCGGCGCCGACGATGCCGAAGTTGTTCGCGAAGTTGTCCACCACGTCCAGCAGGTTCAGCCCGGTGGTGGTGGGGAACAGCGCGACCGAGACGACCGCCATCAGCCCGCCGGCGATCAGCACGGACTTCGTGCGGCTCCAGCCGAGCTTGTCCTCCACCCCGGCGAGGACCACCTGCACGATCGACACGAGTGAGGTGATCCCGGCCAGGACCAGCGAGAGGAAGAACAGCACCCCGAACAGGCTGCCGCCGGGCATCGTGGAGATGATGGCCGGGAACGCGATGAACGCGAGCCCGATCCCGGACTCGGCCACGTCGGCG
Coding sequences within:
- a CDS encoding GDSL-type esterase/lipase family protein; amino-acid sequence: MSAASPDAAGTRICVVGDELVAGLGDARGMGWVGRVAARTQSETPLAFFTLAVPGETSTSLSGRWETECNRRFGAGENRLVVAPGSADLQHGVSLARSRLNLANVLDDATNRQIPTFVVGPPPRADVSESALGDLSGAFADVCQRRRVTYVETFEPLRTHEQWLSDTSAGDGTHPQQAGYGLLAWLVLHNGWHEWLGLPQE
- a CDS encoding glycoside hydrolase family 35 protein, coding for MTDTFTVAGQDFLRDGVAHQIISGAVHYFRVPRALWEDRLRRLLAMGANAVETYVAWNFHAPHAGTGPDFTGNADLGAYIDLAGDLGLDVIVRPGPYICAEWDLGGFPSWLLTDDAAAGALRTSDPAYLAHVDEWFDALIPIIAERQLSRGGPVIAVQAENEYGSYGNDAAYLRAMADGLRARGIDVLLFTSDGPEPLMLAGGTVPGLLATANFGSRQAEAFAELARARPDQPGMCMEFWNGWFDHWGVEHHTRSAESAAAELAGMLADGRSVNFYMAHGGTNFGVWAGANCHDGQAGAGPRFEPTVTSYDYDAPIAEDGTLTPKFEAFRDVIAAHTGRTPPAPPPAPARLAPRTVEVQSCLDLGAVLDGVPRVLAPTPRSFERLGLHHGVVRYVTTVPGPMPAADLHLDGLADLATVVVNSRLVGRLGRTQADPGYGPAGDGLRVELDQPVNTVEITVTSLGRVNFGRHLRDSKGLQAVRLAHQHLFSWTHAGLDLTTLPELDWTARASSAVGVSGGLHRAVLDLTEQDVGDAHLALPGWHHGHVFLNGCNLGRYWNPAGPQRTLYAPAPLWRAGANELVIAELTLPVDAPGGPIEIWDRPDLG
- a CDS encoding methionine/alanine import family NSS transporter small subunit: MSAAAIVMLVVALVLVWGGLVAALLHLLKHPEEFDVVESGQQEYPPST